The following proteins are encoded in a genomic region of Shinella zoogloeoides:
- a CDS encoding CoA-binding protein: protein MNHNHYPDSYIRHILKSVHTIAVLGASPNDARPSHGVMGFLLGKGYRVIPVNPGHAGKTILGQPVYGHLADIPEPIDMVDVFRAASQFQAVVDEVLALRPLPSVIWGQFTVRDDAAAARAEAAGIRVVMDRCPVTEYPVLMLKAS, encoded by the coding sequence ATGAACCATAATCACTATCCCGACAGCTATATTCGCCACATCCTGAAATCCGTGCACACCATCGCCGTGCTCGGCGCCTCGCCGAACGATGCGCGGCCGAGCCATGGCGTCATGGGCTTTCTGCTCGGCAAGGGATACCGCGTCATACCGGTCAATCCCGGCCATGCCGGCAAGACCATTCTCGGCCAACCCGTTTACGGGCATCTTGCCGACATTCCCGAGCCGATCGACATGGTGGACGTCTTCCGCGCCGCCAGCCAGTTCCAGGCGGTCGTCGATGAGGTGCTGGCCCTTCGCCCGCTGCCGTCGGTGATCTGGGGACAGTTCACCGTGCGCGACGATGCGGCCGCCGCCCGGGCGGAAGCGGCGGGCATCCGGGTCGTCATGGACCGCTGCCCGGTCACGGAATATCCGGTGCTGATGCTCAAGGCGTCCTGA
- the argC gene encoding N-acetyl-gamma-glutamyl-phosphate reductase, producing the protein MKPKIFIDGEHGTTGLQIRTRMAGRSDVELLSIPEAERRNAQLREDLLNSADVAILCLPDDAAKEAVAMVSGNNQVRIIDTSTAHRVNPDWAYGFAEMDREQPKKIAGARYVANPGCYPTGAIGLLRPLRLAGILPEDYPVTVNAVSGYTGGGKQLIAQMENADHPEHVASPHFLYGLPLKHKHVPEMQVHGLLSRAPLFAPSVGKFAQGMIVQVPLYLADLNGHASLGSIHEALADHYAGQDIVEVVDLKESAALPRVDAVELADTDRMKLYVFGTAGAPHVNLVTLLDNLGKGASGAAVQNMDLMLKG; encoded by the coding sequence ATGAAACCGAAGATCTTCATCGATGGCGAACACGGCACGACGGGCCTGCAGATCCGCACGCGCATGGCCGGCCGCAGCGATGTCGAGCTGCTTTCCATTCCCGAGGCCGAGCGCCGCAATGCACAGCTGCGCGAAGACCTGCTGAACAGCGCCGACGTCGCGATCCTCTGCCTGCCGGATGACGCGGCGAAGGAAGCCGTGGCCATGGTTTCCGGCAACAATCAGGTGCGCATCATCGACACCTCGACCGCGCACCGTGTCAATCCGGACTGGGCCTACGGTTTTGCCGAGATGGACCGCGAGCAGCCGAAGAAGATCGCCGGCGCCCGCTATGTCGCCAATCCCGGCTGCTATCCGACGGGCGCCATCGGCCTCCTCCGCCCGCTCCGCCTCGCCGGCATCCTGCCGGAGGACTATCCGGTCACGGTCAATGCGGTCTCCGGCTATACGGGCGGCGGCAAGCAGCTCATCGCACAGATGGAGAATGCCGATCATCCCGAGCATGTCGCCTCGCCGCACTTCCTCTACGGCCTGCCGCTCAAGCACAAGCACGTGCCGGAAATGCAGGTGCATGGCCTCCTTTCCCGCGCGCCGCTCTTCGCGCCCTCCGTCGGCAAGTTCGCGCAGGGCATGATCGTGCAGGTGCCGCTCTACCTCGCCGACCTCAACGGCCACGCCTCGCTGGGCTCGATCCATGAGGCGCTTGCCGACCACTATGCCGGGCAGGACATCGTCGAGGTGGTGGACCTCAAGGAGAGCGCGGCGCTCCCCCGCGTCGATGCCGTCGAGCTTGCCGATACGGACCGCATGAAACTCTACGTCTTCGGCACCGCCGGCGCGCCGCATGTCAACCTTGTCACCCTGCTCGACAATCTCGGCAAGGGCGCATCGGGTGCAGCCGTCCAGAACATGGACCTGATGCTGAAGGGATGA
- a CDS encoding PaaI family thioesterase — MELTPVMNPEALNRFLETDFPQLHTDGKVFEVVDVSPGSVVMRLMPNERHLRPGGTVSGPTLFALADVGAYCAVLAHIGPVALAVTTSLNINFLRKPKPGPLTCTCRLLKLGKRLAVMEASIFDEDADDLVAHATATYSIPPR, encoded by the coding sequence ATGGAATTGACGCCCGTCATGAACCCCGAGGCGCTGAACCGCTTCCTCGAAACCGATTTTCCGCAGCTTCACACGGACGGCAAGGTGTTCGAGGTGGTGGATGTCTCCCCCGGCTCGGTCGTCATGCGCCTCATGCCGAACGAGCGGCATTTGCGCCCCGGCGGTACCGTCTCCGGCCCCACGCTCTTCGCGCTCGCCGATGTCGGCGCCTATTGCGCCGTGCTCGCCCATATCGGACCGGTGGCGCTGGCGGTCACCACCAGCCTCAACATCAACTTCCTGCGCAAGCCGAAGCCCGGCCCCCTCACCTGCACCTGCCGGCTTCTCAAGCTCGGCAAGCGGCTGGCGGTCATGGAAGCCTCGATTTTCGACGAGGACGCCGACGATCTGGTGGCCCACGCCACCGCGACCTATTCGATTCCGCCTCGATAA
- a CDS encoding cupin domain-containing protein, with translation MSKARNFDISGITPEEGRPAADRLISGDPVFTSWNIEEADGGIYSGIWQSTPGKWRIQYDEWEYFHILEGHSIVTSDDGETFDLRAGDRLILRPGFKGTWEVVETTRKDYVIRL, from the coding sequence ATGAGCAAGGCACGCAATTTCGACATTTCCGGCATCACGCCGGAAGAAGGCCGTCCGGCGGCCGACAGGCTGATTTCCGGCGATCCGGTCTTCACGAGCTGGAACATCGAGGAAGCCGATGGCGGCATCTATTCCGGCATCTGGCAATCGACGCCGGGCAAGTGGCGCATCCAGTACGACGAGTGGGAATATTTCCACATCCTCGAAGGCCATTCCATCGTGACCTCCGACGACGGCGAAACCTTCGACCTCCGGGCCGGCGACCGCCTGATCCTCAGGCCCGGCTTCAAGGGAACCTGGGAAGTCGTTGAAACGACTCGCAAGGACTATGTGATCCGGCTTTAG
- the rpsI gene encoding 30S ribosomal protein S9: MADLSSLKDLGVAAAAPAASAPVHVKKVDAQGRSYATGKRKDAVARVWVKPGSGKITINGKSFEAYFARPVLQMILQQPIVAAARDGQFDIDATVAGGGLSGQAGAVRHGISKALTYFEPGLRSVLKKGGFLTRDSRVVERKKYGKAKARRSFQFSKR; this comes from the coding sequence ATGGCCGACCTCTCCTCGCTCAAGGACCTCGGCGTCGCCGCTGCAGCTCCGGCCGCTTCCGCCCCGGTTCACGTCAAGAAGGTTGACGCCCAGGGCCGTTCCTACGCAACCGGCAAGCGCAAGGACGCCGTTGCCCGTGTATGGGTCAAGCCGGGCTCCGGCAAGATCACCATCAACGGCAAGTCGTTCGAAGCCTACTTCGCCCGCCCGGTCCTGCAGATGATCCTGCAGCAGCCGATCGTCGCAGCGGCCCGTGACGGCCAGTTCGACATCGACGCGACCGTCGCCGGCGGCGGCCTTTCCGGCCAGGCCGGTGCCGTTCGTCACGGCATCTCCAAGGCGCTGACCTACTTCGAGCCGGGCCTGCGCTCGGTCCTCAAGAAGGGCGGCTTCCTGACCCGCGACTCGCGCGTCGTCGAACGCAAGAAGTACGGCAAGGCCAAGGCCCGTCGTTCGTTCCAGTTCTCCAAGCGTTGA
- a CDS encoding CoA-binding protein translates to MNHDSYPDYYIADILRSTKVIALVGASPNPERPSYRVMAFLLRKGYRVIPVNPGQAGKEILGQTVVARLADIAEPVDMVDVFRAADALPSVVDEVLALSPLPKVIWGQLSVRHDEAAAKAEAAGVKVVMDRCPAIEYPRLVA, encoded by the coding sequence ATGAATCACGATTCCTATCCGGACTATTACATCGCCGACATCCTGCGCTCGACGAAGGTGATCGCGCTGGTCGGTGCTTCGCCCAATCCGGAGCGCCCGAGCTACAGGGTCATGGCCTTCCTGCTGCGCAAGGGCTATCGCGTCATTCCCGTCAATCCCGGCCAGGCCGGCAAGGAAATCCTCGGCCAGACCGTCGTCGCGCGCCTTGCCGACATAGCCGAGCCCGTCGACATGGTGGACGTCTTCCGCGCCGCCGATGCGCTCCCCTCGGTCGTCGATGAGGTCCTGGCGCTCTCCCCGCTGCCGAAGGTCATATGGGGACAGCTCTCCGTGCGGCACGACGAGGCCGCCGCGAAGGCCGAGGCGGCGGGCGTCAAGGTGGTCATGGATCGCTGCCCGGCGATCGAGTATCCGCGCCTCGTCGCCTGA
- a CDS encoding enoyl-CoA hydratase: MADVVSFRKEEPTGLVRVERAEPILRITLNNPPANALSIAVMEALGEALDAVAADDAIRVVVLASTGKVFSAGHDLKEMTAHREDADDGRAFFERTMRMAAEIMLKIAALPQPVVAEIDGLATAAGCQLVASCDLAICTDTSTFCTPGVNIGLFCSTPMVAVTRAAHPKQAMEMLLTGETIDASTAKDFGLVNRIVPQQYLRQVVDKYAAVIAAKSPQALRIGKAAFRAQAGLPVAEAYDVAVAAMVDNMLADDAKEGIGAFLGKRMPEWDRK; this comes from the coding sequence ATGGCGGATGTGGTGTCGTTCAGGAAAGAGGAACCGACGGGCCTCGTGCGCGTCGAACGCGCCGAGCCGATCCTTCGGATCACGCTCAACAATCCGCCCGCCAATGCCCTCTCCATCGCCGTCATGGAAGCGCTCGGCGAGGCGCTGGATGCCGTCGCCGCCGATGACGCCATCCGCGTCGTCGTGCTCGCCTCGACGGGCAAGGTCTTTTCCGCCGGCCACGACCTCAAAGAGATGACCGCCCACCGCGAGGATGCCGACGACGGCCGCGCCTTCTTCGAGAGGACCATGCGCATGGCGGCGGAGATCATGCTGAAGATCGCCGCGCTGCCGCAGCCGGTCGTCGCCGAGATCGACGGGCTCGCGACGGCGGCCGGCTGCCAGCTCGTCGCGAGCTGCGATCTTGCCATCTGCACCGACACCTCCACTTTCTGCACGCCGGGCGTCAATATCGGCCTCTTCTGCTCGACGCCGATGGTCGCCGTCACTCGCGCGGCGCATCCCAAGCAGGCGATGGAGATGCTGCTGACCGGCGAGACGATCGACGCCTCCACCGCCAAGGATTTCGGCCTCGTCAACCGCATCGTGCCGCAGCAATATCTCCGCCAGGTCGTCGACAAATACGCCGCCGTCATCGCCGCAAAGTCGCCGCAGGCGCTGCGCATCGGCAAGGCCGCCTTCCGCGCGCAGGCCGGATTGCCGGTAGCGGAAGCCTATGACGTCGCGGTGGCGGCGATGGTCGACAACATGCTCGCGGATGACGCGAAGGAGGGCATCGGCGCCTTCCTCGGCAAGCGCATGCCGGAATGGGACCGGAAGTAG
- a CDS encoding EamA family transporter: MPLDVLFLVLFGAALHATWNALVKSGTDKSLDAAMVSLGGGVIGLAFLPLVPMPQPAAWPFILTSTFLQFAYFQLVAAAYRTGDIGLVYPLMRGTPPLLIAMTSGVILGEHLTSMAMVGVLVISAGVLTLALEARHGSRRAIAYAFANAVVIAGYTFVDGAGARVSGNAVSYTLWLSLPTPVLLFAWAVLRRGTRPVWNHVRRNWARGLLGGAGSIASYGLALWAMTRAPVATVAALRETAILFALLISVFILKEKAGIWRYVAGSVIACGVLVLKLA; the protein is encoded by the coding sequence TTGCCGCTAGACGTTCTCTTTCTCGTGCTGTTCGGCGCGGCCCTGCATGCGACCTGGAATGCCCTCGTCAAATCCGGCACCGACAAGTCGCTCGACGCCGCGATGGTCTCGCTCGGCGGCGGGGTGATCGGCCTTGCCTTCCTTCCGCTTGTGCCGATGCCGCAGCCGGCGGCCTGGCCGTTCATCCTGACGTCGACATTCCTGCAATTCGCCTATTTCCAGCTCGTGGCCGCCGCTTACCGCACCGGCGACATCGGCCTCGTCTATCCGCTGATGCGCGGCACGCCGCCCCTTCTGATCGCGATGACCAGCGGCGTGATCCTCGGCGAGCATCTGACGTCCATGGCGATGGTCGGCGTTCTCGTCATCTCGGCGGGCGTGCTCACCCTCGCCCTCGAGGCGCGCCACGGCAGCCGCCGCGCCATCGCCTACGCGTTCGCCAATGCCGTGGTGATCGCCGGCTATACCTTCGTCGACGGCGCGGGCGCGCGCGTCTCGGGCAACGCCGTCTCCTATACGCTCTGGCTGTCGCTCCCGACGCCGGTGCTGCTCTTCGCCTGGGCGGTCCTGCGGCGGGGGACCCGGCCGGTCTGGAACCATGTGCGGCGCAACTGGGCGCGCGGCCTCCTCGGCGGCGCCGGCTCCATCGCCTCCTACGGCCTCGCCCTGTGGGCTATGACCAGAGCGCCGGTCGCGACCGTGGCGGCGCTTCGCGAGACCGCCATCCTCTTCGCGCTCCTCATCTCGGTCTTCATCCTCAAGGAGAAGGCCGGCATCTGGCGCTACGTCGCCGGCTCGGTCATCGCCTGCGGCGTGCTGGTGCTGAAGCTCGCCTAG
- a CDS encoding O-acetylhomoserine aminocarboxypropyltransferase, which translates to MSKNKPGFSTLAVHAGAQPDPTTGARATPIYQTTSFVFNDTDHAASLFGLQAFGNIYTRIMNPTQAVLEERVAALEGGTAALAVASGHSAQLLVFHTIMRPGENFIAARRLYGGSINQFGHAFKSFDWHVRWADPADLSSFESQIDDKTKAIFIESLANPGGTFVDIAGIAEIAHRHGLPLIVDNTMATPYLLRPLEHGADIVVHSLTKFMGGHGNSMGGVIVDGGTFDWSASGKYPALSEPRPEYAGMVLHATFGNFAFAIACRVLGLRDFGPAISPFNAFQLLNGIETLPLRMQRHCDNALAVAKWLKSHDKVSWVNYAGLETDPNYALQQRYSPKGAGAVFTFGLKGGYEAGKRFVEGLEMLSHLANIGDTRSLVIHPASTTHRQLSEEQQVAAGAGPDVVRLSIGIEDVADIIADIEQALAKA; encoded by the coding sequence ATGAGCAAGAACAAGCCCGGATTTTCCACGCTCGCCGTCCACGCCGGCGCCCAGCCGGACCCGACCACGGGCGCCCGCGCGACGCCGATCTACCAGACCACCAGCTTCGTCTTCAACGATACGGACCACGCCGCCTCGCTCTTCGGCCTGCAGGCCTTCGGCAACATCTATACCCGCATCATGAACCCGACGCAGGCCGTGCTCGAAGAGCGCGTCGCCGCGCTTGAAGGCGGCACGGCGGCGCTCGCCGTCGCCTCGGGCCATTCGGCCCAGCTCCTCGTCTTCCACACGATCATGCGCCCGGGCGAGAACTTCATCGCCGCGCGCCGGCTCTATGGCGGCTCGATCAACCAGTTCGGCCACGCCTTCAAGTCGTTCGACTGGCATGTGCGCTGGGCCGATCCGGCCGACCTGTCGAGCTTCGAGAGCCAGATCGACGACAAGACCAAGGCGATCTTCATCGAGAGTCTGGCCAATCCGGGCGGCACCTTCGTCGATATCGCCGGCATCGCCGAGATCGCCCATCGCCACGGCCTGCCGCTCATCGTCGACAACACGATGGCGACGCCCTACCTGCTGCGCCCGCTGGAGCACGGCGCCGACATCGTCGTGCATTCGCTGACCAAGTTCATGGGCGGCCACGGCAATTCCATGGGCGGCGTCATCGTCGACGGCGGCACCTTCGACTGGTCGGCCTCCGGCAAGTATCCGGCGCTCTCCGAGCCGCGCCCGGAATATGCCGGCATGGTGCTGCACGCCACCTTCGGCAATTTCGCCTTCGCCATTGCCTGCCGCGTCCTCGGCCTGCGCGACTTCGGCCCGGCCATCTCGCCCTTCAACGCCTTCCAGCTTCTCAACGGCATCGAGACGCTGCCGCTGCGCATGCAGCGTCATTGCGACAACGCGCTCGCCGTCGCCAAGTGGCTGAAGAGCCACGACAAGGTGTCCTGGGTCAACTATGCGGGCCTCGAGACCGACCCTAACTATGCGCTGCAGCAGCGCTATTCTCCGAAGGGCGCGGGCGCCGTCTTCACCTTCGGCCTGAAGGGCGGTTACGAGGCGGGCAAGCGCTTCGTCGAGGGGCTGGAGATGCTCTCGCACCTCGCCAATATCGGCGACACGCGCTCACTCGTCATCCACCCGGCCTCCACCACCCACCGCCAGCTCAGCGAGGAGCAGCAGGTCGCCGCCGGTGCCGGCCCGGACGTCGTGCGCCTCTCCATCGGCATCGAGGACGTCGCCGACATCATCGCCGACATCGAGCAGGCGCTCGCCAAGGCTTGA
- a CDS encoding aminoglycoside phosphotransferase family protein: MKAGYPSFPAEWRIESARLIADTAAGSVYEVALSDGASAIVKHLKPKVLEDSLRGADFLAWRDGIGCVRLLARSDDMLLMEHAGKTTLRNHLETQGDDDATRIAAEVLRAYHHPSQTPPPASLLPLPRYFASLFTKAEQDRRESLASPYVDAAAIADALIADQRDIKPLHGDLHHENIVHGSRGWLIIDPAGLIGDAALDVANMFSNPLDRFDLTRNEERIAEMAATFAETLGRDVRTILRYAFAYGCLSAAWHEEDGSEEERDNELAVAAAVRNVLGQA; this comes from the coding sequence ATGAAGGCCGGATACCCGTCCTTCCCCGCCGAATGGCGGATCGAAAGCGCCCGGCTCATTGCCGACACAGCTGCCGGAAGCGTCTATGAAGTGGCGCTTTCAGACGGCGCGAGCGCGATCGTCAAGCACCTGAAGCCGAAGGTCCTGGAAGACAGCCTGCGCGGCGCGGATTTCCTCGCCTGGCGGGATGGCATCGGCTGTGTGAGGCTCCTTGCCCGCTCGGACGACATGTTGCTGATGGAGCATGCCGGCAAGACGACGCTGCGTAATCACCTCGAGACCCAGGGCGACGACGATGCGACCCGCATCGCCGCAGAGGTGCTGCGGGCATATCATCACCCTTCGCAGACCCCACCACCCGCTAGCCTGCTGCCGCTGCCGCGCTATTTTGCAAGCCTGTTCACCAAGGCCGAGCAGGACCGCAGGGAAAGCCTGGCAAGTCCCTATGTGGATGCCGCGGCTATTGCCGATGCGCTGATCGCCGACCAGCGGGATATCAAGCCGCTGCATGGCGACCTGCACCACGAAAACATCGTCCACGGTTCACGCGGCTGGCTGATCATCGATCCGGCGGGGCTGATCGGCGATGCGGCGCTCGACGTCGCCAACATGTTCTCCAATCCGCTCGACCGCTTCGATCTTACCCGAAACGAGGAACGGATCGCCGAAATGGCCGCCACCTTCGCCGAAACGCTCGGCCGCGACGTCCGCACGATCCTGCGCTACGCCTTCGCCTATGGCTGCCTGTCGGCCGCATGGCATGAG
- the rplM gene encoding 50S ribosomal protein L13 has protein sequence MATFVQKPAEVEKKWILIDAEGLVVGRLATLIANRLRGKHKATFTPHVDDGDNVIVINADKVVFTGKKYSDKKYYWHTGYPGGIKERTARQIIEGRFPERVLEKAVERMVPRGPLGRRQMKNLRVYAGSNHPHEAQQPVALDVAALNSKNTRSA, from the coding sequence ATGGCAACCTTCGTACAGAAGCCCGCCGAGGTAGAGAAGAAGTGGATCCTCATCGACGCCGAAGGCCTCGTTGTCGGTCGCCTCGCTACCCTCATCGCTAACCGCCTGCGCGGCAAGCACAAGGCAACCTTCACGCCCCACGTCGACGACGGCGACAACGTCATCGTCATCAACGCCGACAAGGTCGTCTTCACCGGCAAGAAGTACTCCGACAAGAAGTACTACTGGCACACCGGTTACCCGGGCGGCATCAAGGAGCGCACGGCTCGCCAGATCATCGAAGGCCGCTTCCCGGAGCGCGTCCTCGAGAAGGCTGTCGAACGCATGGTTCCGCGCGGCCCGCTCGGCCGTCGCCAGATGAAGAACCTGCGCGTCTACGCCGGCTCCAACCACCCGCATGAAGCACAGCAGCCCGTCGCTCTCGACGTCGCCGCGCTGAACAGCAAGAACACAAGGAGCGCCTGA
- the ggt gene encoding gamma-glutamyltransferase: protein MTRPSIAALSLLLMTATGAFAQQASDTIAPERATGLAAASVATAKDHMVAAAHPLAAAAGEKVLAEGGSAIDAMVAVQTVLGLVEPQSSGLGGGAFLVYYDAEAKRIVTLDGRETAPMEATPKLFLDKTGQPLDFFDAVVGGRSVGTPGTVMLLQQAHNRWGRKPWKDLFTPAETLAREGFAVSPRLAGLIAAEGDRLKTFETTATYFFGADGAPLKASAVLKNPAYAETLVAIAKGGAQAFYSGPIAEGIVDTVRMSGRNAGVLSLEDLANYRVKERRPVCARYRALDVCGMGPPSSGAVAIGEMLGMLENFDLKALGKDNPESWRLIGDAQRLALADRERYLADTDFVPAPIEGLLDKAYLGERAKLLDGEKALGDDAVTAGRPEWDHAFNFGRDGALELPSTSHFVIVDKAGNVVSMTTTIENGFGSRLMTGGFLLNNELTDFSFRTHDEGVPVANRVEPGKRPRSSMSPTIVLKDGKPLLAIGSPGGSQIIGYVAQALVAYIDWGMDIGDVVAMPHLINRFGPYEIEAGTDAEKLAEPLKALGYEVKPGEMNSGLHALELTEGGIRGAADPRREGVAVGK from the coding sequence ATGACGAGACCATCGATCGCAGCCCTTTCGCTGCTTCTCATGACCGCGACGGGCGCCTTCGCGCAGCAGGCGTCGGACACGATCGCCCCCGAGCGGGCGACCGGCCTTGCCGCGGCGAGCGTCGCGACCGCGAAGGACCATATGGTCGCCGCCGCCCATCCGCTCGCGGCGGCGGCAGGCGAGAAGGTCCTTGCCGAGGGCGGCAGCGCCATCGATGCGATGGTCGCCGTCCAGACCGTGCTCGGCCTCGTGGAGCCGCAGTCCTCCGGCCTCGGCGGCGGGGCCTTCCTCGTCTATTACGACGCCGAGGCGAAGCGCATCGTCACGCTCGACGGGCGCGAGACCGCGCCGATGGAGGCGACACCGAAGCTCTTCCTCGACAAGACGGGCCAGCCGCTCGATTTCTTCGATGCCGTCGTCGGCGGGCGCTCGGTCGGCACGCCCGGCACCGTCATGCTGCTGCAGCAGGCGCACAACCGCTGGGGCCGCAAGCCGTGGAAGGACCTCTTCACGCCGGCGGAAACACTGGCGCGCGAGGGCTTTGCCGTCTCGCCACGCCTTGCCGGCCTCATCGCCGCGGAGGGCGACCGGCTGAAGACCTTCGAGACGACGGCCACCTATTTCTTCGGCGCCGACGGCGCGCCGCTGAAAGCCAGCGCCGTGCTGAAGAACCCCGCCTATGCCGAAACCCTCGTCGCCATCGCCAAGGGCGGCGCGCAGGCCTTCTACAGCGGCCCGATCGCCGAGGGGATCGTCGATACGGTGCGCATGTCCGGCAGGAATGCCGGCGTCCTCTCGCTGGAAGATCTCGCCAACTATCGGGTGAAGGAGCGCCGGCCGGTCTGCGCCCGCTACCGGGCGCTTGATGTCTGCGGCATGGGGCCGCCCTCCTCCGGCGCGGTCGCCATCGGCGAGATGCTCGGCATGCTGGAGAACTTCGACCTCAAGGCGCTCGGCAAGGACAATCCGGAGAGCTGGCGGCTGATCGGCGACGCCCAGCGCCTCGCCTTGGCCGACCGGGAGCGCTACCTCGCCGATACCGACTTCGTGCCCGCCCCGATCGAGGGCCTTCTCGACAAGGCCTATCTCGGCGAGCGGGCGAAATTGCTCGACGGCGAAAAGGCGCTCGGCGACGACGCCGTGACGGCCGGCAGGCCGGAATGGGACCACGCCTTCAACTTCGGCCGCGATGGCGCGCTCGAACTGCCCTCCACCAGCCATTTCGTCATCGTCGACAAGGCCGGCAACGTCGTTTCCATGACGACGACCATCGAGAACGGTTTCGGTTCGCGGCTGATGACCGGCGGCTTCCTGCTGAACAACGAGCTGACCGACTTCTCCTTCAGGACGCATGACGAGGGCGTGCCGGTCGCCAATCGCGTCGAGCCGGGCAAGCGCCCGCGCTCCTCCATGTCGCCGACCATCGTGCTCAAGGACGGCAAGCCGCTCCTGGCCATCGGCTCGCCCGGCGGCAGCCAGATCATCGGCTATGTGGCACAGGCGCTCGTCGCCTATATCGACTGGGGCATGGATATCGGCGACGTCGTCGCCATGCCCCATCTCATCAACCGCTTCGGCCCCTACGAGATCGAGGCGGGCACGGATGCGGAAAAACTGGCCGAGCCGCTGAAGGCGCTCGGCTACGAGGTCAAGCCCGGCGAAATGAATTCCGGCCTCCACGCCCTCGAACTGACCGAGGGCGGCATCCGGGGCGCCGCCGATCCCCGCCGCGAGGGCGTGGCGGTCGGGAAATAG
- the speB gene encoding agmatinase, protein MANKTIDHAITGKTLKSAASDPTHAGILSFMRRRYTKVLKDVDAVVWGIPFDAATSNRPGTRFGPQAIRRASAIMDNDPQYPFERDLFEDMAVIDYGDCLLDYGNHQKTPGTIEREAKKILKSGAYMLTLGGDHFITLPLLRAHAEKYGPLSLVQFDAHQDTWADEKGRIDHGSFVGTAVREGLIDAESSIQIGIRTHAPEDCGIRILYGYDVEEMSAAEIAETIIRHVGDRATYLTFDIDCLDPAFAPGTGTPVSGGPSSARILSVLRKLGALNIVGSDVVEVAPAYDHADITAIAGSNIAMYMLGLHAENLAERR, encoded by the coding sequence ATGGCCAACAAGACGATCGACCACGCCATCACGGGCAAGACGCTGAAGAGCGCCGCCTCGGACCCGACCCATGCGGGCATCCTCTCCTTCATGCGCCGCCGCTACACGAAGGTGCTGAAGGACGTGGACGCCGTCGTCTGGGGCATTCCCTTCGATGCCGCGACCTCCAACCGTCCCGGCACGCGCTTCGGGCCGCAGGCCATCCGCCGCGCCTCGGCGATCATGGACAACGATCCGCAATATCCCTTCGAACGCGACCTCTTCGAGGACATGGCGGTCATCGACTATGGCGATTGCCTGCTCGACTACGGCAACCACCAGAAGACGCCCGGCACCATCGAGCGCGAGGCGAAGAAGATCCTGAAATCCGGCGCCTACATGCTGACGCTGGGCGGCGACCATTTCATCACGCTGCCGCTGCTGCGCGCCCATGCCGAAAAATACGGCCCCCTCTCCCTCGTGCAGTTCGACGCCCACCAGGATACCTGGGCGGACGAGAAGGGCCGCATCGACCACGGATCCTTCGTCGGCACCGCCGTGCGCGAGGGACTGATCGATGCAGAAAGCTCGATCCAGATCGGCATCCGCACCCATGCGCCGGAGGATTGCGGCATCCGCATCCTCTACGGCTACGACGTCGAGGAAATGAGCGCCGCCGAGATCGCCGAAACGATCATCCGCCATGTCGGCGACCGGGCGACCTACCTCACCTTCGATATCGACTGCCTCGACCCGGCCTTCGCCCCCGGCACCGGCACGCCCGTCTCCGGCGGCCCGTCCAGCGCGCGCATCCTCTCGGTCCTGCGCAAGCTCGGCGCCCTCAACATTGTCGGCTCCGATGTGGTCGAGGTGGCCCCCGCCTACGACCATGCCGATATCACCGCCATCGCCGGCTCCAACATCGCCATGTACATGCTGGGCCTGCATGCCGAGAATCTGGCGGAGCGCCGCTGA